The following proteins are co-located in the Heteronotia binoei isolate CCM8104 ecotype False Entrance Well chromosome 8, APGP_CSIRO_Hbin_v1, whole genome shotgun sequence genome:
- the CBX7 gene encoding chromobox protein homolog 7 isoform X3 → MELSAIGEQVFAVESIRKKRIRKGKVEYLVKWKGWPPKYSTWEPEDHILDPRLVMAYEEKEERERASGYRKRGPKPKRLLLQNKNQKYLRLSRKKFNRMSSLENRNRRREFFLKEPIALEDRQTPNDWDEATQPASKEVGSDTAEGSLSWSPALPPNEVTVTDITANSITVTFREAQMAEGFFRDRSIPF, encoded by the exons ATGGAGCTTTCCGCTATCGGAGAGCAGGTGTTTGCGGTGGAGAGCATCAGGAAGAAGCGCATAAGGAAG GGTAAAGTGGAATATCTGGTGAAATGGAAAGGATGGCCTCCCAA ATACAGCACGTGGGAGCCAGAGGATCACATTCTTGACCCTCGCCTGGTGATGGCTTATGAAGAGAA GGAAGAACGAGAGCGTGCCTCCGGTTACAGGAAGAGAGGCCCCAAACCGAAGCGCCTTTTGTTGCAG AACAAGAACCAGAAGTACTTGCGCCTCTCACGGAAGAAATTCAACCGTATGTCAAGCCTGGAGAACCGGAATCGCCGCCGGGAGTTTTTCCTGAAGGAACCAATAGCGCTAGAGGACAGGCAGACCCCCAATGACTGGGATGAGGCCACACAACCTGCCAGCAAAGAGG TGGGCTCAGATACAGCAGAGGGTTCCCTTTCATGGagcccagccctgcccccaaatgaaGTGACAGTGACGGACATCACAGCAAACTCCATTACCGTGACTTTCAGAGAAGCACAAATGGCAGAGGGCTTTTTCCGAGACCGGAGCATCCCGTTCtga
- the CBX7 gene encoding chromobox protein homolog 7 isoform X2 — translation MELSAIGEQVFAVESIRKKRIRKGKVEYLVKWKGWPPKEERERASGYRKRGPKPKRLLLQRLYSMDLRSAHKGKEKLCFSLSRRFGGGGNNLTGTKGGQAELSEKSGGGGVLPFPLRKQNKNQKYLRLSRKKFNRMSSLENRNRRREFFLKEPIALEDRQTPNDWDEATQPASKEVGSDTAEGSLSWSPALPPNEVTVTDITANSITVTFREAQMAEGFFRDRSIPF, via the exons ATGGAGCTTTCCGCTATCGGAGAGCAGGTGTTTGCGGTGGAGAGCATCAGGAAGAAGCGCATAAGGAAG GGTAAAGTGGAATATCTGGTGAAATGGAAAGGATGGCCTCCCAA GGAAGAACGAGAGCGTGCCTCCGGTTACAGGAAGAGAGGCCCCAAACCGAAGCGCCTTTTGTTGCAG AGGCTGTATAGTATGGACTTGAGGAGTGCACACAAAGGGAAAGAGAAACTCTGCTTTTCTCTGTCACGGAggtttgggggaggaggaaacAACTTGACAGGGACCAAGGGAGGGCAGGCAGAGCTGTCTgagaagagcgggggaggaggggtgcTGCCTTTTCCTCTTCGGAAGCAGAACAAGAACCAGAAGTACTTGCGCCTCTCACGGAAGAAATTCAACCGTATGTCAAGCCTGGAGAACCGGAATCGCCGCCGGGAGTTTTTCCTGAAGGAACCAATAGCGCTAGAGGACAGGCAGACCCCCAATGACTGGGATGAGGCCACACAACCTGCCAGCAAAGAGG TGGGCTCAGATACAGCAGAGGGTTCCCTTTCATGGagcccagccctgcccccaaatgaaGTGACAGTGACGGACATCACAGCAAACTCCATTACCGTGACTTTCAGAGAAGCACAAATGGCAGAGGGCTTTTTCCGAGACCGGAGCATCCCGTTCtga
- the CBX7 gene encoding chromobox protein homolog 7 isoform X1 — MELSAIGEQVFAVESIRKKRIRKGKVEYLVKWKGWPPKYSTWEPEDHILDPRLVMAYEEKEERERASGYRKRGPKPKRLLLQRLYSMDLRSAHKGKEKLCFSLSRRFGGGGNNLTGTKGGQAELSEKSGGGGVLPFPLRKQNKNQKYLRLSRKKFNRMSSLENRNRRREFFLKEPIALEDRQTPNDWDEATQPASKEVGSDTAEGSLSWSPALPPNEVTVTDITANSITVTFREAQMAEGFFRDRSIPF, encoded by the exons ATGGAGCTTTCCGCTATCGGAGAGCAGGTGTTTGCGGTGGAGAGCATCAGGAAGAAGCGCATAAGGAAG GGTAAAGTGGAATATCTGGTGAAATGGAAAGGATGGCCTCCCAA ATACAGCACGTGGGAGCCAGAGGATCACATTCTTGACCCTCGCCTGGTGATGGCTTATGAAGAGAA GGAAGAACGAGAGCGTGCCTCCGGTTACAGGAAGAGAGGCCCCAAACCGAAGCGCCTTTTGTTGCAG AGGCTGTATAGTATGGACTTGAGGAGTGCACACAAAGGGAAAGAGAAACTCTGCTTTTCTCTGTCACGGAggtttgggggaggaggaaacAACTTGACAGGGACCAAGGGAGGGCAGGCAGAGCTGTCTgagaagagcgggggaggaggggtgcTGCCTTTTCCTCTTCGGAAGCAGAACAAGAACCAGAAGTACTTGCGCCTCTCACGGAAGAAATTCAACCGTATGTCAAGCCTGGAGAACCGGAATCGCCGCCGGGAGTTTTTCCTGAAGGAACCAATAGCGCTAGAGGACAGGCAGACCCCCAATGACTGGGATGAGGCCACACAACCTGCCAGCAAAGAGG TGGGCTCAGATACAGCAGAGGGTTCCCTTTCATGGagcccagccctgcccccaaatgaaGTGACAGTGACGGACATCACAGCAAACTCCATTACCGTGACTTTCAGAGAAGCACAAATGGCAGAGGGCTTTTTCCGAGACCGGAGCATCCCGTTCtga